A single region of the Winslowiella toletana genome encodes:
- the sctT gene encoding type III secretion system export apparatus subunit SctT yields the protein MVSLWIQWLPILGLCMLRPLGVFLLMPLFSTGNLGGMLTRNALLLMIALPLVPVYTEWPVPAAGAWGFFILAAGELCIGLVIGFCAAIPFWALDMAGFIIDTMRGSSMASVLNPLLGQQSSLFGLLFTQVFGVLFLMSGSFNELMRAIYHSYQTLPPGGGLHYGPDALAFISQQWQLMYELGIRFAMPAMVVILLVDMAMGLINRSAQQLNVFFLAMPIKSAFALLMLIISFNFAYGSLLEYSMFFKNLSSRLLEAFS from the coding sequence ATGGTCAGCTTGTGGATACAATGGTTGCCGATTCTTGGTCTGTGTATGTTACGCCCGCTGGGCGTATTTCTGCTGATGCCGCTGTTTAGCACCGGCAACCTCGGCGGCATGCTGACCCGCAACGCACTGTTATTAATGATCGCCTTGCCACTGGTGCCGGTTTATACCGAATGGCCCGTACCTGCCGCGGGTGCCTGGGGATTTTTTATCCTCGCCGCAGGCGAGCTGTGTATTGGACTGGTCATTGGCTTTTGCGCCGCCATCCCCTTCTGGGCGCTGGATATGGCAGGTTTTATCATTGATACCATGCGTGGTTCCTCAATGGCCAGCGTACTTAACCCGCTGTTAGGGCAGCAATCCTCGCTGTTCGGTCTGTTATTTACCCAAGTTTTTGGCGTGCTGTTTCTGATGAGCGGAAGTTTTAACGAACTGATGCGCGCCATTTATCACTCTTATCAAACCCTACCACCCGGCGGGGGGCTGCATTACGGACCTGATGCGCTGGCCTTTATCAGCCAGCAGTGGCAACTGATGTATGAACTGGGAATTCGCTTCGCCATGCCAGCGATGGTGGTGATTCTGCTGGTGGATATGGCAATGGGGCTGATTAACCGCTCCGCTCAGCAGTTAAACGTCTTTTTCCTGGCGATGCCGATTAAAAGTGCCTTTGCGCTGCTGATGCTGATCATCAGTTTTAACTTCGCCTATGGCAGTTTGCTGGAATACAGCATGTTCTTTAAGAATCTGAGCAGCAGGTTGCTGGAGGCTTTTTCATGA